A stretch of the Etheostoma spectabile isolate EspeVRDwgs_2016 unplaced genomic scaffold, UIUC_Espe_1.0 scaffold00007395, whole genome shotgun sequence genome encodes the following:
- the LOC116678450 gene encoding uncharacterized protein LOC116678450, with protein sequence MATADGASAAADAELERREAFLEETESFRTNAFLIINEMVLMSTHPTTILVDEVLHSIFFLGKIHTPPFSPEKILSDDEVLSALESQYSRPFALYSSEVPRRSPFSCLLDMVVHQAGRDNEREIREELRGFVGGLRGGGNKKPLVSKTLCVSQSRSPGSVRSYGVSMSTDGAVAKKILIGASCLSMWHEYVAGAVMTFYPEPNTRRFVRKPYFDGTIRVPDQVRCETFDLYDGGFKPPCKSCGELFGLTTTETGVFPHGNCSEAESLSRLFGGDGSVRAQIPPPPGGDRARAETSVRDALRRLVRAFDGFTRWTDQFYIPQ encoded by the exons ATG GCTACTGCTGATGgagcttctgctgctgctgatgctgaACTGGAGAG aCGAGAAGCTTTCCTGGAGGAGACAGAGTCTTTCAGAACGAATGCTTTCCTGATCATCAATGAGATGGTGTTGATGAGTACACATCCTACTACTATATTAGTGGACGAG GTTCTTCACAGCATCTTCTTCTTGGGAAAGATCCACACGCCGCCATTTTCCCCAGAAAAGATTCTGAGTGATGATGAGGTGCTAAGTGCGCTAGAGAGCCAATACTCTCGACCTTTTGCCCTCTATTCCTCTGAGGTACCCCGGCGGAGTCCATTTTCATGTTTGCTCGACATG GTTGTCCACCAGGCTGGACGAGACAACGAAAGAGAAATCAGAGAGGAGCTGCGAGGGTTTGTTGGTGGACTGAGGGGGGGCGGTAACAAAAAGCCTCTGGTCTCCAAAACCCTCTGTGTTTCTCAGAGTAGAAGCCCAGGTTCAGTCAGGTCCTACGGagtctccatgtccactgatgGCGCTGTAGCAAAGAAAATCCTGATTGGTGCTTCCTGTCTCAGCATGTGGCACGAATACGTAGCTGGGGCAGTGATGACCTTCTATCCAGAGCCAAATACTAGGAGATTTGTCAGAAAGCCATATTTCGATGGAACCATCAGAGTTCCAGATCAGGTCCGGTGTGAAACCTTTGATCTCTATGACGGAGGGTTCAAGCCTCCTTGTAAATCATGTGGTGAGTTGTTCGGTTTGACGACAACTGAAACAGGTGTATTCCCCCATGGCAACTGTTCTGAAGCTGAAAGTCTGAGCCGGTTGTTTGGAGGTGATGGATCAGTTAGAGCCCAAATACCCCCACCACCTGGTGGGGACAGAGCGAGGGCTGAAACAAGCGTCCGTGATGCGCTTAGACGTTTGGTGCGGGCCTTTGACGGATTTACTCGATGGACAGATCAGTTCTATATCCCACAGTAA